GGCCCCTGTTCTTCGTCTGTTCCACCTCAGGGGCCCAACACTATCATTTCCCAACCCATCAATCAATTGCCCCCAATAACCTCTGGCTTTTCCACCAAATAATCACCCCAAGAAATACAAGAAGTcactttatgggagtttatgggactTCTTGGCCCTTCTGAGACTCAGAACAAGGGAATCCCCAAACTTCCCACAATGGGGCCCCTTGTTTTATAAGGAATAGaattaatagaatagaatagaatagaatagaatagaatagaatatatatgtgttgtgttaGTACAGGTGTAAAATAGGTAAAATAAACGTATTTGAGCTTCAtgtgtaaataaaacaaataaacacacatgtatttatatttatataatacaaataaagcCCATAGCAGTTTTTTGttaaatgggaaataaaatatattatcattGCCTCCCACCCATCCCTCCCCCCCCCTGCAATGAGTAACCCCCCTACTATAATATATCACTTTATTGCCCCCTATTATATTCCTGTTCTTGTCCCCCAGTCTGGGCAGCACCAATGTGAGAGGGACAGGGGACCAGTACATTTATTATTCGCTTTATTAAATACCCGGCACCATTAATTCTATTTCTCCTTATTTAACGCTGATACAATGGAACAAATCGCACCGTTTAAACGTTAATTATGCAACAGCCAAATTGCCTCTTGTTTCACCTGGGTCCGCTTTTCTTATTAACTATTTATTGCCTCCCCCTCTTGTGCCAATGTAGGGCCCTAACTCTGTATACAGGTGggctcaaaatatatatatatatatatatatatatatatatatatatatatatatatatatatatatatatatatatttatatattctgatCAATAGAGATAGAATCAGGAGAGGAAACTAGTTATTAGATAAAAAGCATCAACGTTTGGGTTGTCTATATGTTAGGGTTAGCTAgcttcctatatattatatatatatatatatagtgggtgtatgtatatatatcactggcttcctatatactgtaaatactatacattcctataaatatatatacacggatacaatatatatatagacatattgaATCAGCGAGTGTGAGCCAAGCAATTTCTATTCATataagtgtgagtgtgagtgagtgtgtgcgCAGCTGTAGAGACAAGTGTAGACAGTGATACACAATTATAAGTACAATATCACTATATTGTCTCTCTATTACACATATTACATGTTTCTATACATCTTGCCCCATACAAAGAGCTGAGGGAGCTGCACATAAATCAGACTCAGTAGATGGAAACTCAAATATCAGTTTTGTACTCAGGGAATTTGTAATAAACGCAGAGCGCAATGTTTCCACTTACAGTTCGGCTCTTGTGCGTAAAGATTgttcaacttaaatatattgtattatatggacaaacaatccctgttgtgtttaaagggtaaggaattttttagtagcttaaagcacaaaatgtctaaatttattgataatgagttgagtgcagaggaacctcttgtatttgtcttgcGCGTAAAGGTCCCACTTGAACTTAATTTATCCTTTATGATAATTCCCCTGCGTCTCCTCTGTACTCTAATAAATGTACATGatactttttcatatatatttatttactgtatttatatgtacGCACATGTATAGCTTTTATTCTGCCAAAACCAACATCCCATTTATTACACCAAAcaatacttttaaataaatacttaaataaataCTCAGTTATCCCATCCTTTATTTCCCAGCAGTGATTAGAATCGTGTTGGTAGTGCGACAATCGTCTGTTtatctgtatattattattacatttcgcGCTTCCTCTATCCCCCCGGATTGCGCGGTGTTGCCCACGCGGTTCTGATCCATCACAAACAGAGAGACAAATAAATACCGCGCTACAATTCCGCGGAGACCCCCGCGCATCTACTGGCACCGGTTTCTCGTGTCTTTATCACTTATGTACTGAATATAATACTGATCTGTATATACAGCACAGGACACAATACAGTTTATTGCTCAACTTTCTGTACATTTCGGAGAGCAGAATTTATTCGGGAGAAATACaggaaatattttgtgttttcagATTAAAATGCGCTGGTCAAGTGCGGAGTATGGAGCCAGTGGaacagtattttctatttatgggATGCGTATTACTCTGAGTGCGCAATATCCTTAGTATAGAGAATAATAGATCGGTATATGGGTCTATATTACATGTGCTCTGGAGATaatcatatatattatagtattttattattttggtttaaTATAGGGGGGTCAGACTATGTATTAAATTAcactgagtatatatatatatatatatatatatatatatatatatatatataaatatatatatatatatatatatatgtgtgtgtgtttgtgtgtgtgtgtgtgtgtgtgtgtgtgtgtgtgtgtgtgtttgagtatatacagtatatatatatgtgtgtgtgtgtgtgtgtgtgtgtgtatagagtaTATGgagtatatagtgtgtatatagagtatatagtgtatatagagtatttagagtatatagtgtatacagagtatatagtgtatatagagtatatagtgtatatagagtatatagagtttatagagtatatagagtatatagagtatatagtgtatatagagtatttagagtatatagtgtatatagagtttATAGAGTATATCGAGtttatagagtatatagagtatatagggtATATAGAGTTTATAgggtatatagagtatatagagtacatagtgtatatagtgtatatagagtatatagagtatatagagtatatagagtttatagtgtatatagagtatatagagtatatagtgtatatagaggatatagtttatatagagtatatagtgtatatagagtacaTAAAgtgtatagagtatatagagtatatagtgtatatagagtatatagtgtatatagagtatatcgtgtatatagagtatatcgTGTATATagagtacatatatatatattggattagCAGAGTTTGGCACAGGACTCGGGTAGAAATTACAAAACCCCCAAATCCAGGTCTGAGCAACTAATTCTTttcttatttaattataaaataattgcgGGATTGTTCTGGGCTGGGACTCGGCATGACAGGGGTTAAGTAGCTGCTCTCACTAATGGGAGGGAATTAGAGACCTTTGTGTGACAAACGTTTTATTTAGATGAAAAGTCCCAGCAGCAGATAAATGACCCAAGTGGACTAATAGACTGAAATAGACTGAGGCCCCCACCCTCCTCCCCGTCATTAATTGTATTGAGGGCGCAAATACCTGCTGCTGCTTCACTTGAGAACAATGTCATTGGCAAAAATAGATTCACGATGAgcagataataataatgataataataataataatgatcccTGCGCGGCCAATGAGCGGAGAGCGGCGACAAAGAGCAGGACCAATGAGCGCAGGGTTGTGGTTCAGCCCCAGAAACAAATGCAAAATCCGGGGACTGGAACAGCTCAGCTCTGGAACGGAGATCTCTACCCAGGGCCCCTCTCACTGCTCTAGAACATCCCTCTCTGCTCTGGAACCCCCTATGTGCCCTGGAACCTCTCAAGGGGCTGTGGAACAGGGGGCTGCCCATCCTTTACCAAAAATGCACTTTTCTTGCCAGTGTCACATGACATTAATTAAATGTGGGGGTAACATAATTATAGGGGTAACTGAGTAACTTTGCACAAAGTAGGAGAGAGAATTGACTGGAACCAGAGATATTATGAACCGGGTCACAGGGAGATTCTAGTTTGGGGAGGTGAGTGGATCTGGCGCAATCAGGGGCAAGAGAGTTTGTGGGTGATACAGGGGTACAAGGGGGAGACACAGGGGTAGTACATGGGGGTGACACAGGGGTACAAGGGGGTGACACAGGGGTAGTACATGGGGGTGACACAGGGGTAGTACATGGGGGTGACACAGGGGTACAAGGTCAAGGGGGTGACACAGGCGTACAAGGGGTGACACAGGGGTACAAGGGGTGTGTGACCTGCAGGGGGTGAGATCCCACTGGGGGTCGCCGCACCCATCTCAGCTCTCCCTGGTGCCACTTACTTGTTACTTTATCAGTTCCCCCACAGATCTCCTTCACCCACAGCAGATCTGATCTCACCAACATCGTTCCCAGAGCTGCTGTCCGTCCTCCTGGGGTCGCCGACTCAGGGTTGGAGACAAGTTAGCGGAATGGGGAGAAGCGCCCGGTGAATGGGATGAGAGAGAGACAAGGAATGAGGCAGAGTCGGGCTGGGTCGGGCAGAGGCGAGGGGAGTAAATGTCCCATGTGACTAGAGAAGTGTCAGACAGCACGTGATACCCCCCCCCAGCTCCGACCTCTTGTACTGACCCATCACTGGCTCATCCTATTAACCCCCATGTGACTGACTGAGTGGTACATCCCACATATTGGACCTGGATTGGATCGTGTGTGGCAGATCGCCAGATATATCAATGGGACAGAACTTCATCTTGTCGGTTTTTTCCATGAGAAATTATGTCACTGTCGATTGCTAGCTCTGTGGGCGAGCCATGGGCGTCCTGGGGGGAGGGGTAAGATTATGAGAAACTTTGGTTACAGGtgacatgagagagagagagagaagctgagGGTTGTAGTTCAGTGTTATTGCTGTAATTAATAGCGCTAATTATTCTAATCCTGCCTATAGTTAGCCCCGCCCTCACTTTGCTTCCCCTTCCCGACTGGATTCCTCACTCCGGGCTTTGCCGCTGTGACGCGCGAGGAGCCGCCCCCTCTCCGCTCGGATCCAATGAGAATTGGCGGCGGCTGCGCAGGGAGCGGGGAGCGTGGGCGTCGCACGAATCACTCGCAGTCACTGGCGGATCTTTAGCAGAAGTTGAAGGAACATCCAGGGATCGTCTTTGGACTCGGTCGCGCTGTGTCGGGGCGACGAGAGGAAGAATCGGCCGAGTTAGAGGCGAAGAGATACAAATCAGTGCGGTCGGCCGAGGATTCTTGTGGTTGGGGCGCGGGGAGATCAGCTGGAGCTTTTGCTGTTTGTTCTTCTATTTCTTTCGGTCTCTCTGGGCCCTTCTCCTCCCCGACCCCTCTGCTTCTGGCTGACACTCAAGGGGGTCGGGGTTCGGGGGCAACATGTTCCAACCCACCCCAAAAAGGTGTTTTACCATCGAATCGTTGGTGGCTAAAGACTCGCCGATCTCTCGCTCCGACGACCCCATCCGACCCGCCGCCCTCAGTTATTCCAACTCTGCGCCCCTGAACCCCTTTATCAACGGCTTCTCCCCCACGGCCAGAGGCGTCTACTCCAACCAGGACTTGGTCTTTGCTGAAGCCATTTCTCACCCGCCCAACCCTTCTGTCCCTGTGCACCCAGTGCCCCCACCCCACGCCCTGCACCCCCTGCCGACCCCTCACTCACCGCACCCCCTCTTTTCATCTCAGCAACGCGACCCCTCAACCTTCTACCCCTGGTTAATACACCGGTACCGATACCTGGGACACCGATTCCAAGGTAAGAGGAGCAACCTCCCTTTCTCACAACTTCCAACTGTCAGTTTATTGTCTGTCAATCAAACCAGAGACATAGTGGGGGGAGTTGGGGGTAAAATATCTTGTACCTGAGTCAGTGCAACAGATTGAGAGCTGCACCTCCCAAAATCAGCCCCATGTTGCACTGACACCAGGGTCGGGGTCGGCCAACTACTCCCACATCTCATTGTTTATTCCAGGGGGCTTTGATCATAAGATAAACAAGGTGATGAAGCAGATTAAATGCAGCTAAAGCCGCTCATGAGCTGATCTGTCAACGACAAAACGCAAAGAATATCAAAAAATATCTCTgcctttgcttcccctttaattcgATTTCCCATTTTCACTTCCCTTTACAAAAGCGAACGGAATCGACATTCCGGCCTACGAGATCTATTAAAAGATCTTCcccatttgtttatttttcatgcGACGAGAAACACGTTTTAATAAATCGCACAGAGAAAGCGGCCGCGACCGATCGCCTTTAAATTCCTTTCTCTCACAAAACCGCAATTACAGATTTCGGCCTCAATTTTGGTGTTGGGACGAGGCCCCTGAGATTCCCAGTTGGAAATTGAATTGTAATTTGGGAAGTTTAAAGTGAAATCTGCTTTTCttacttttaaaaagaaaaaaaatatattttaacaccaGCAAAAAAGGGGGAAATAAAATGTCCCTTTctggaaatttacatttttaaatttaaagtttgaagaaaaaaaacaaaccctttttaaaaaataatataattcagTTTATTTCCTGGGTTATGGTTTGCGCCTTTTGAGAGCGCACAGGGAATGTCAGGAGCTAAACTTTGCGCTCGCACATAGAGCAGCGATATATTGATGATATATTTCCAACTGCCACTTTGTGTTTGAAGTCGGCCGATCAGTAATTGTAGGAGCTgctaaatgacattttaaataacTGCCCCCCTCCCCGAATTTCCCAGTGACTGGAGCTTTTATCCTTGGGAGAATATTAGAGGAATAAATTGGGTGCCACCTGAAAGGCAACTGTCAGTTAATGAGAAAGAGGCGCTGACAACACATTTGtcaaataaacagatttttttttgctgttttaatgAGACTGATCTGTGGCTGTTTTTATTGGATAAATAATTGAATGAAATAAAGAACTGGGGACCCCAATACTGGATGTCTTAGCTCAGGTTGGGTTTGGAAGGGGGAATAAAGTTCAGCCGCAGACATTTTTGGGGAAGGTTGGAGGAGACAGACTGTAATGGGAAGAACGTTGTGGCAGCTCCCAGGCTGCTTGCGCCCAGTAGCACCCATTCATAGTAGTACCAAGTAATAACAGCACCCAGTAATAGTAGTACCATGTAGTAACAGCATCCAGTAATAGTAGCACCCATTAATAGTAGCACCCAGTAATAGTAGTGCCATGTAGTAACAGCATCCAGTAATAGTAGCACCCATTAATAGTAGCACCCAGTAAAAGCAGCACCCAGTAAAAGTAGCACCCAGTAATAACAGCACCCACTACAGCCAAGGCCGCTGCAATTCAGCTCGAATATTTCATCTTTTCCACCGAAAAATCGATTCATTTCCCCCCAAAAATATAATCAGCATTTTATTAGAAGTAGTTTTAGAATATCAAACACacaaatcaaatcctaatttttttttggggaggtGAGGGCTGAATCAGCGTCTCTGTAAGTTCCATTACCAGCAACGAACTCGTGTCCTCCTTTAATGAACATCTTTATTTCATTAACTAATTACTTGATTAGAAGTTTGAGGGATCAGCTCGTGGTTTTGCTATTGCACCTGTGGCGCATCTGCTGCACATTTTCTACCGAATTCTCTATTATCAGAGTCTGTTACACATCCTACTacttcattatttgcctttatatatatatatatatattaatatatacacacacagacacacacacacatatatatatacatatacacacacacacatgtacataaatatgtttatatattgtaaTCAGTGTTGCGCTGTGATATTCCCTGTCCCCATATAGTGACTCCACTTGcgctaaaataataaatatttgcctttctCACATTATATTTAACTGACTCCTACATTCACAACCTCACACATATATCTCTGCCTTTACTCTCTGTCCTTTACTGTCTTATTTACATGGCAGAGACCAATGCAggacttgaatatatatatatatttgtatttataaaatataggGTATAAATAAGGCAAACACCGGGGTATTTAGTATAAATATATCAATTCCTGGGGTATATTTTACAAACAGGGTATTTAGTGTGTTTAGAAACTCAATAGGTGCCAGGGGATAATGTGTTAATTCGCTGTGTCCTTaagaatataataattaatattattaaaaaataataatatcattaaataataataatataatatgtgtgtTTATTGTATGGGTTGGGACTGtttgttattttctgttcttAGAGGGGAGACTTTGTACCCAGGGGTTATTAAGGGGGTTCTACCCAGAAATGAAACAATGAGGGGTAGTTAGttaataggacaggcagagtaaagGGCCTGAACCCCGAAATGAAAGAGTGAGGAGTAGTTAGTAACTGGGGCAATGCGCAAAGGGATGAAGATGTTGTTGGTGCCCATGTTTGTTGTTGGAGAATTGGGCAGAATTAAGGAGACTGACTCTGTGCTGAGGATTTGCCCCAGTGGGGGGTATGTTTTTGTACAAGGGCATATTTGCAGCCTGTAGTGTTTGGGGAAAGAAAGTGTAGGggcagttttcagattttgtttacCAGGAGCTGCCAGggttagtttttttttggagaggaaTTGGGCCACTTGTAAAGTAACTAATGGATGTGCTCATGCTGTGACCCCCCAGGGAACGACCCGAGTGCTGAGAGTTTCCTTCTCCACAACGCACTGGCCCGAAAACCCAAACGGATCCGCACCGCTTTCTCCCCCTCTCAGTTACTGCGCCTGGAACACGCCTTTGAGAAAAACCACTATGTTGTGGGCGCAGAAAGGAAACAGTTGGCGCACACGCTCAGCCTCACCGAGACCCAGGTAAGCACGAGTGGGGTGTGGGAGTCGCCTATAATCATAAAGTGACCCAGACTCTGCCAGCGATCCGACCGCTCAAACCCTCTACCTGATCCATAATGTTTGGCCTAACAGGCGCGCAAAGACGCAATTGCACCGCGTATTGTCGCAACTCTGCGCAGAGCAACGAATTCCTCTTCCTACAGGTGCTACATAATAATTGCAACATTTGACAGAATTTATAATagttataaatacaattaatctGTAACGATTGACCCCAAGATCCAATCTAAAGGCAACACTATTCCAAAAACTCACTTGAAGCCAATTCGCTTGCCTTGTAGCCCTGCTCTGCGTCAGCAGCTAAACGACTGTGGCAAAGTGACATATTTCACACCTTCCCCGACAAAATATTTCTCGATACCCTTAATCAGTATTTACACTCATGGTTAATCAGTAATTTATTATGTGCTGTTTCCTTGTGTAATAAATGGCTGATGTGGGTGTAATTGTGTTTACATTGTATCCAACATTGTGTTTCCAGCCAATACAACAACCGTTCGATCTTGTACGATCATCTAATTACTTTATGAGCCAAAATCATTCTGGGATTTTCTTAAAAACCGGCAGAAAAATTTCGCCTAGAGAATAAAATCGGAAATGATATATCCGGTTTATTTCGTTGCAATGTCTGAATGTGATTTCATTGAAATTCAATGAAAGTTTGTGGTTTATAATCGTTTCGTatttgaaccccccccccattagaatttgaaaaatcaattagaatttatttatttatttgttttatatatataaatgaattagaatttatttattttatatataaatcaattaGAATTTAGAAGCAAATGGTTTCAATCAATGAATTTACTTGTTACAAATCGATTTTCCTTTTTGAGGGGCTCTGCCTGATTGATATGAATCCCCCTCCAGTTGATAAACGTGTATTGGGGTCggagacaataataataataataataataataataataataataattattattattatcattattctcTATAGACAAGAGgtgatacatttaaataaaggatAAGGGGGTGACACATAGAGTTCAAGCCCCCCAGTGTCAGGCCTGTGAGGATTAAGTTGtaacacttttatattttgggATAGAGAAGGTCCTGAAATTCTGTGATTTGGAAAGAGCAAACAATACAATGGGGCTGTTTTCTGAAGTTGGGGGACTAAAAGGGGTCGGTCAGGCTTGTGGCAATTGGAAAGCGGTATTTAAGGGGGTCTTTGATTCTCATTTACTTGGGGGTCTTTTGTCCaaagaactatttttttttacagatcaacACAGAGAAgtgaacctccccccccccctgtgcAATTAGCAAACCAAAAGCAAATTAAACTCCCCCTTGTTCCAATTGATAGAGGGGAATATAAATTCAGAGTAATACCCAGTAATGCGCTTAACACCCCCCCAACCCCACTCCCAAATTTCCTAGAAATCAAggcgattaaaaaaaaaaaaaaaccttctattcCCCAAAGTCGGCAGTTTGACTTTATCTGACAGCTGCAGGCGCAGACCTTTAAATCGTCTGTTCGATCTGTCGAAATTGTATTTCATCAATTATTCGAATccccaaaattattttattctgctgatatatagatttatatgaaTGTAGATATTTGTCTGTACGATTTGCAGGCGACTGGTTTGCGGATTGTGCGATTTGTAGAGGCAAAGCGACTGATTAGGCAGAATGCgactgtaattatatatatttatatggtgtTGAAAGAAAATCGAAATTTGGTGTTTTAGGTGGAAAAAGTCTATGGGAAGAAAGTCAGgtattttaaaagaataaatgtaTGTTTGAGGCAGAGGTTTTTGCAAAGAACAGAAAAATCcccatttctcttttatttttctgttatttattattcttttattattctatttaATTATTGTTATGGCTCAGGAGGAGGCTCCAGCAGCCAATGGGTTAATATTCTTTtgtaaagaattagaaaaaatcgTATATTcgtaaataataaaacacacgTCATGTCtagtaaataaagtattacaTAGAGGTGTGTGGGGAGTTATAGTAAAACGAGAGCGCACAGGGGTGCAGCCCTCCAGTTATTGGTTGAGTTTGGGAATTCTTATCTGGCagctacagatttattttatttattttgggggggggatcATTTTCATGGTTGGGAGGGTTATGTTAGGGAGAACGAAAATCTATAAATTAATGCagaaattaaagggcaactatccaTTACATCGAAATTGTTAGAATCCATTTAGGATCTGTTATAATTAGGATATTTAAATACCAAACAACTTTATTTGGGGGAAATAATATTCCTTCATGGAAGCTGCTACTGGCTGCTTATAAAGTAAGGCTACTGGGCAGCTTTTAGAAGGGGTAACAGTATCATTTTGGGGGGATGTTTTTATGTTGATGATGATGTTTACATTGCAGTGCAGGCCCTGACATAGAAGGAATTATCTGTCTAAAAAAAGTCCCTCTAGTTTGCCTTTAATCCAGCAGAGTTTAGGGTAAATAAAGGGTTATTTTAACAATTGAATAATTGAATTGTCCTGCCTTTTTTCTGTTCCCCTCCTTCAGGTAAAAGTTTGGTTTCAGAACAGAAGGACAAAGTTCAAACGTCAGAAACTGGAGGAAGAGGGGTCGGATTGTTCGCAGAAGAAAAAAGGGGCTCATCACATCAACAGATGGAGGATCGCCACCAAACAAGGGAGCCCCGAGGAGATCGATGTCACATCGGACGATTAACAACGACCACTTGGGACTTCCACattctttttgctttttaatgAACTTTCAAACgagaaaacaaataaaagggTTTGAGCTCCAAGGGAGTCAGACTGGACTGGGCTCAGAAGCAGAACTcacagaggagagagagagagatgggcgACCCCAAAGTGGCCTGGGCTTCGAGGTCAACCAGCAGGGGTCAAGGTCATCCCCAGGGATTCAGTGAATAAGGACAACTCGTTTCTTTTGCACTTCCAACATTTCTCCccccaacaaatatataaaaatcctgtttttgtttttttaaataaattatttcccaAAACTTGAATTGCATGACAAATGGGTTTACACGATGTTCTAACTACCCCTCCCCAATAAAACAGGTAACTTTATAATTTAAGAGAAATAGTTTCACTTCTAACCAACGCCCCCCATCCCAGAGCCAATGAAAGGCTTTGGTCACTGCAGCACCTCTTGCGTCACCCTACAGATTCCTGACGTCATGGAGAGTGCAATATGACGACTGAAACCCTAGTTGGCCAAGATGTTCTGCAGCAGCAGTAGCTGAAATAAATCTTTACACGAGAGTCGCACTGAGTTTTGGTGCGATAATATAGGGGGTCAGGAAtgcgattttttttaaagacatctTTCCAAAATATTCTGGAATTTTATTGATCGTAcagaaatcagtaaaaaaaaaaatattttgaatgctGCAGAAATAATCAGAGGGGAGTGTTTGTGTGGACTTGGACCTGAAGCATTTCCCACGGTGTCTGGTGCTTTAATTAAACCCACAGACTTGGCACAAGGAGTCTCCAAAAATGACAGTTTCATGGATCATTTTGTAGAACTGATCACTTTTGGCAGCAATTCGGAAGCACTGagatttttattttccacaataGTAAAAACTCTATTAAATATGGACAACAACATCCTAATGTTTCCCCAGTGTCTTCTCCACCAGATTgtacatatttttgtgtttgtgttcatTTGTTAGAATTCTAACTCACTATATACTTCCAAGAAGTATGTGTCAATATTTTGTCAATAAAGATTTATCCAAAATTCGGACTAATTTAGTGCTGGCCTCTCCCATTGAACAAACCCCATTCCAGACTGAAGCCTGGGGATATCGATTGCGCAGGAGATGAAAGAAAATATTGCGCGAATAACGCGCCATCGGCAAacctttgttttaatttaatttctttttttaaacttttactgTGGCTTTGATCAAACTATACTATTCATTTGTGGCTTTGCCCTGGGATACCCCATACTGCCCACCTGTCCTGGGTTTCACATACAAGTGCAGGGGGAATAAAATACCTAATTGAGGGTCTCACATAAAAGGGAAAGTTGGAAGCAGGACTGCTAAAGTAGGGGCTTGTTTTCTGATCCCTCCAGTTGTGTTTGGGCACGGTTCATTTGCTCCTTATCCTGATAGACTGCATTAATCAGTTttatacccaaaaaaaaactcgtTTGCTGTGTTCAGGCTACAAAGGATCCCAGGGGCTTTTGTGAAAGTGCAAATGAGTTTAGGCAATTATCATACCAGAAATATGAAGAGGGAGAAGCAGTGCCCAGTTGTCTTCTTTTAATCTCTTAATCCAAAAATGCAGGGGGGCTGCTTGGACATAATTTGGGGCCAATTTTATTGCTACAGAGCGAGCGACAATATAGTGGGGTCTTTAGTGGGCGTCTGTGTTTGTCACACACGTGCGGATCTGATTGGATTCATTGTGGGAAAGATTTTTGCGCACAgttttccagcaaaattctggtTTGACTTGAGTTTAATTTCACGTCCATTCTTCACATTGTGCGCAATGAAAGGCGCAATTGAACTTTAGTAGGAAAACAAAATCATTGAGctcaataaaatacaaatataggaCATTTAgtttcagatttttggcatttTTCTTTCCAATCTTGATAAAACGATTTGTTCTGCaggaagaagattttttttttaaggttgtaTTTAaggtatttctgtatttttgtgaGAGCTCCATCCCATAGAACTGGAGTAAGATCTTCACAGAGGctttgaggggggaaaaaaacaacctAAAAGCTTTATTACAAACTGAGCTTTGAAAATGTCAGGGATTATAGGGGGTGAAAGGGCTGGACAAAGGCTGGAAGAAAAGGTTTCATGCTAATGAGGTGAGTGGCCTTTGTGTTTTTGGGCAGCTCTGGTTCATTACTAAAGTCC
This sequence is a window from Xenopus laevis strain J_2021 chromosome 7S, Xenopus_laevis_v10.1, whole genome shotgun sequence. Protein-coding genes within it:
- the emx2.S gene encoding homeobox protein EMX2 isoform X1; this translates as MFQPTPKRCFTIESLVAKDSPISRSDDPIRPAALSYSNSAPLNPFINGFSPTARGVYSNQDLVFAEAISHPPNPSVPVHPVPPPHALHPLPTPHSPHPLFSSQQRDPSTFYPWLIHRYRYLGHRFQGNDPSAESFLLHNALARKPKRIRTAFSPSQLLRLEHAFEKNHYVVGAERKQLAHTLSLTETQVKVWFQNRRTKFKRQKLEEEGSDCSQKKKGAHHINRWRIATKQGSPEEIDVTSDD
- the emx2.S gene encoding homeobox protein EMX2 isoform X2, giving the protein MFQPTPKRCFTIESLVAKDSPISRSDDPIRPAALSYSNSAPLNPFINGFSPTARGVYSNQDLVFAEAISHPPNPSVPVHPVPPPHALHPLPTPHSPHPLFSSQQRDPSTFYPWLIHRYRYLGHRFQGKSLVSEQKDKVQTSETGGRGVGLFAEEKRGSSHQQMEDRHQTREPRGDRCHIGRLTTTTWDFHILFAF